From a region of the Sebastes umbrosus isolate fSebUmb1 chromosome 10, fSebUmb1.pri, whole genome shotgun sequence genome:
- the sfxn4 gene encoding sideroflexin-4, translating to MDPNLLHWKSQGQSFFSRLRIWVNLLDPTILLSSDAEIEKAHSLLGSGEQLNEKDGQAPTLSLSSVHADSGAVLPLVFRPAALLPISAPLVVASFLPHSYVKPALFWQFLLQSYSAGFNYTNRNSSSEQSKKMSLKQLLLITGTVSYATCAGALPQIVINRLGVRSALIKTFFRSILPIPLSAALAFFNVLTVRSEESEDGIQVFDSSGNPVGLSKAAGEKAVRETALSRAVLFGTTAALPNLLVLLLQRTRLFQRNSLLAAPLRHISVAFILGLMIPISFSLFPQLGTIKKENVEEQLQAAAGDGQLYYHRGL from the exons ATGGATCCTAATCTGCTGCATTGGAAGAGCCAGGGACAG TCTTTCTTCAGTCGACTACGGATCTGGGTTAATCTCCTTGATCCAACTATCCTGCTTTCCTCTGAT GCGGAAATAGAGAAGGCCCACAGTCTTCTTGGAAGTGGAGAGCAACTAAATGAAAAG GATGGACAAGCACCGACCCTCTCACTT TCGTCCGTCCACGCTGATTCTGGTGCTGTTCTTCCACTAGTTTTCCGCCCTGCAG CATTGTTGCCAATATCAGCACCTCTG GTGGTTGCCAGCTTTTTGCCACACAGTTATGTCAAACCCGCTCTGTTTTGGCAG TTTTTGCTGCAGAGTTACAGTGCTGGGTTCAACTATACAAATAGAAATTCTTCATCAGAGCag AGTAAGAAAATGTCTCTGAAGCAGCTTCTATTGATCACTGGAACGGTTTCCTATGCAACATGTGCCGGG gCCCTTCCTCAAATTGTCATTAACCGACTTGGTGTAAGAAGCGCACTGATTAAGACTTTCTTTAGGTCGATATTACCAATCCCACTCTCAG CTGCTCTGGCCTTCTTCAATGTGTTGACTGTCAGAAGTGAGGAGTCAGAAGATGGGATCCAAGTGTTTGATTCCAGTGGAAATCCTGTCGGCCTCTCTAAAGCAGCGGGGGAAAAg gcTGTGAGGGAAACCGCATTGTCAAGAGCGGTACTGTTTGGAACCACCGCTGCTCTTCCTAATCTCCTGGTGTTGCTCTTACAGAG AACAAGACTTTTCCAGAGGAACTCTCTGCTGGCCGCTCCTCTCCGTCACATAAGTGTTGCATTTATCCTGGGCTTGATGATCCCCATCTCGTTCAGTCTCTTTCCACAACTGGGAACG ATAAAGAAGGAAAACGTGGAGGAgcagctgcaggctgcagcGGGGGATGGACAGTTATATTACCATAGAGGACTGTGA
- the dennd10 gene encoding DENN domain-containing protein 10, with amino-acid sequence MAAPETQFMLSVGLIEKDVNGDTLWVWCYPSVGSDLRQVLLSKCCLTKDSRDFHTFVFGQFCRTWYYITTAEVQEPTALNKVTHFSIVVTAKDFNPEKYAALSRILCRMYIKHGSPVKMMEAYVTVLTKGICQSDENGSFLIKDYDVRKAYLAGSVKDVVSQFGMETIILYTALMLKKRIIVHHPRIEALLEFTRVLPTLTWHRKDWSIVHPYVHLTDTELEDLKRCPGYVAGFVDPEVSNRSDLFDVYVNLPDSVITVSQSAKEAMAMGKLHKDIGHLIVQSAEDAERSDSQVIKDISVKTKEILANLVALADECEDSKITLEGLKQHHFPPATENFLFHLAAAEQLLRI; translated from the exons ATGGCAGCACCTGAAACACAGTTTATGTTAAGCGTCGGACTAATCG AGAAAGATGTGAATGGAGACACACTGTGGGTGTGGTGCTATCCCTCTGTGGGCTCAGACTTGAGGCAAGTCCTGCTCAGCAAGTGCTGTCTGACAAAGGACAGCCGGGATTTCCACACCTTTGTGTTTGGTCAGTTCTGTCGCACCTGGTACTACATCACCACAGCGGAGGTGCAGGAACCTACAGCACTAAACAAG GTCACTCATTTTTCAATAGTTGTTACAGCAAAAGACTTCAATCCTGAGAAGTATGCTGCACTCAGTAGAATACTCTGCAG GATGTACATCAAACATGGCAGCCCAGTGAAGATGATGGAGGCTTACGTCACCGTCCTCACCAAAGGAATTTGCCAGAGTGATGAAAACGGCTCATTTCTAATTAAGGACTACGATGTTCGGAAAGCGTACTTGGCTGGTTCAGTCAAAG ATGTGGTGTCTCAGTTTGGTATGGAGACGATCATCCTGTATACCGCTCTCATGCTGAAGAAGAGGATCATTGTTCATCATCCTCGGATTGAAGCATTGTTGGAGTTTACAAG AGTTTTGCCGACTCTGACGTGGCACAGGAAAGACTGGTCCATCGTGCACCCGTATGTGCATCTGACTGATACTGAGCTAGAGGATCTCAAGAGATGCCCCG GATATGTAGCAGGGTTTGTAGATCCTGAAGTGAGCAACAGGTCGGACTTGTTTGATGTGTATGTGAACCTCCCAGACAGCGTCATCACAGTATCCCAGAGCGccaaag AGGCCATGGCGATGGGGAAGCTGCACAAGGACATTGGTCACCTCATCGTCCAATCTGCTGAGGACGCTGAGAGGTCAGACAGTCAGGTCATTAAG GATATTTCTGTCAAGACAAAAGAGATCCTTGCCAACTTGGTGGCCCTGGCCGACGAGTGTGAAGACTCTAAAATCACACTGGAAGGTTTAAAGCAGCATCATTTCCCTCCGGCGACGGAGAACTTCCTCTTTCATTTGGCAGCTGCCGAGCAGCTCTTACGGATATAA